Proteins found in one Mytilus edulis chromosome 2, xbMytEdul2.2, whole genome shotgun sequence genomic segment:
- the LOC139513675 gene encoding uncharacterized protein: MNFLSLWIVFIPVIRNGFTDDDIPNTTVFPTSTLRRIRNHRLSMLRSYVLESLGFSSPPRITHRQNVMAVLNEYQNRRIVQSRCYLPSCSISNRINLTMWMDANANEMNLYFDVITSDVNSDEQIINATLKLRVKPRPVCLDCGVEQGDERFIVTPYQYVKPLRRKRKTRMMDVKMIRWSESPSWLAFNVIEAARDWLSESKKNNGIAIKIQSMMGVINITEVFRPNDCAAHTDIDCSIVDTPFHFQGTPNAILEIFTEKNIFR, translated from the exons ATGAATTTTCTATCGCTTTGGATTGTATTTATTCCCGTTATTCGTAACGGTTTCACAGACGATGACATTCCGAATACAACAGTGTTCCCTACGTCTACATTACGAAG AATTCGGAATCATAGATTATCCATGTTACGAAGCTACGTTCTCGAAAGTCTGGGCTTTTCCTCGCCACCTCGAATAACCCATCGTCAAAACGTAATGGCCGTTTTAAACGAATATCAAAATAGAAGAATAGTTCAAAGTAGATGTTATTTACCGTCAT GTTCTATTTCCAACAGAATTAATTTGACAATGTGGATGGATGCAAATGCCAATGAAATGAACCTGTATTTTGATGTTATTACCTCTGATGTAAATAGTGATGAACAAATTATAAATGCGACTTTAAAATTGCGGGTAAAACCAAGACCAG TTTGTCTTGACTGTGGTGTTGAACAAGGTGATGAAAGATTCATTGTTACGCCGTATCAGTATGTAAAACCTCTCAGGCGAAAAA GAAAAACTAGAATGATGGATGTCAAAATGATACGTTGGTCAGAATCACCATCATGGCTTGCTTTTAATGTAATTGAAGCCGCAAGGGATTGGCTGTCggaatcaaagaaaaataatggaaTTGCAATCAAAATACAGTCTATGATGGGAGTTATTAATATAACAGAAGTGTTTAGACCGAATGATTGTGCAGCACATACAG ATATTGACTGTAGCATTGTTGATACCCCGTTTCATTTCCAAGGCACGCCTAACGCTATCTTGGAAATATTCACCGAGAAAAACATATTCAGGTAG